The Bacillus vallismortis genome window below encodes:
- a CDS encoding YlbE-like family protein has product MRKEVQEFISANEERKRFIREQPIWYRRLSRKPDDLSSFQLEMMNFYEKTIPHRVNQFTNGIQMAQMMMQMFQAMRTKD; this is encoded by the coding sequence ATGCGCAAAGAGGTTCAGGAATTTATTTCAGCAAATGAAGAACGGAAACGATTCATCAGAGAACAGCCGATATGGTACCGCAGGCTTTCGAGAAAACCGGATGATCTGTCCTCCTTTCAGCTTGAGATGATGAACTTTTATGAAAAAACCATACCGCACCGGGTGAACCAGTTTACGAACGGGATTCAAATGGCGCAAATGATGATGCAAATGTTTCAAGCGATGCGGACAAAAGATTGA